A DNA window from Helianthus annuus cultivar XRQ/B chromosome 15, HanXRQr2.0-SUNRISE, whole genome shotgun sequence contains the following coding sequences:
- the LOC110911482 gene encoding probable leucine-rich repeat receptor-like protein kinase At1g68400: MIIITNNLHVHNISPTITMAAPPHILPFLILIFHLSLLHATPPENNHPDLPPLLLFKSTSDPSNQLTSWTASNNPCSTFFGVSCLHNRVTRLVLENLNLQNRFDSLTSLTHLRTLSLKNNNLTGTLPDLTNLTSLKLLFLSNNQFSGNFPASLPSLFTLYRLDLSFNNFSGEIPATINQMNHLVTLRLEQNRFTGSVTVLKLQNLQEFNISGNEFSGEIPYVLSSFPLSAFSKNKNLCGFPVGNCTEPGLASPVDKPDSPANTVISSSPTSMPSSTTSFRREKSGGDHNGSGGKISTVAIVAIIIGDILVLVLVSLIIYCYFWRNSVKTNGKSKSMSMSMSEKVLEGEKIVYSTSPYPNANMQAGFERGKMVFLDGVRRFEVEDLLRASAEMLGKGGFGTAYKAVLDDGNVVAVKRMKEAAIGGRREFEHHMEVLGMVRHPNVVSLKAYYFARDEKLLVYDYLSNGNLFWLLHGNRGPGRTPLDWTTRLKFAAGAARGLFFIHHSCRSPKLTHGNIKSTNILIDNTGNACVSDFGLSAFAPPTTAPKSNGYRAPELLTMDPRKTTQKSDVYSFGVLLLELLTGKCPSVVDNGGTGYVVPVDLPRWVQSVVREEWTAEVFDLELMRYKDIEEEMVGMLQIALSCTAAAPNQRPTMGYVLKMIEEIRGVEVSPSHETLYSVSDSPSVSSDTCRASE; the protein is encoded by the exons ATGATCATCATCACCAATAACCTTCACGTTCATAACATTTCTCCCACCATAACAATGGCGGCACCACCACACATTCTACCATTCCTCATCCTCATCTTCCACCTGTCTCTCCTCCACGCCACACCACCGGAAAACAATCACCCAGACCTCCCCCCACTCCTCTTATTCAAGTCCACCTCCGACCCATCAAACCAACTCACCTCTTGGACCGCCTCCAACAACCCATGCTCCACCTTCTTTGGAGTCTCCTGCCTCCACAACCGAGTCACCCGACTCGTCCTCGAAAACCTCAACCTCCAAAACCGATTCGACTCACTCACCTCCCTCACTCACCTCCGCACCCTCTCTCTCAAAAATAACAACCTCACCGGCACCCTACCAGACCTAACAAACCTCACCTCCCTCAAACTACTCTTCCTATCCAACAACCAATTCTCCGGCAACTTTCCGGCCTCCCTACCGTCGTTATTCACTCTTTACCGTCTCGATCTTTCGTTCAACAACTTCTCCGGCGAGATTCCGGCCACAATTAACCAAATGAACCATTTGGTTACATTACGGTTGGAGCAGAACCGGTTTACCGGTTCAGTTACTGTATTGAAGTTGCAAAATTTACAGGAGTTTAATATCTCCGGCAATGAATTTTCCGGTGAGATTCCGTACGTACTGTCGAGTTTTCCGCTATCTGCATTCTCGAAAAATAAAAATTTGTGTGGATTTCCGGTCGGTAACTGCACGGAACCCGGTCTAGCGTCGCCGGTGGATAAACCGGATTCACCGGCAAATACAGTTATATCGTCTTCTCCGACGTCCATGCCGTCGTCAACGACGTCGTTTCGTCGTGAGAAATCCGGTGGCGATCATAACGGTAGTGGTGGAAAAATAAGTACGGTTGCAATTGTTGCAATTATAATAGGAGATATATTGGTTTTGGTGTTAGTGTCGTTAattatttattgttatttttGGCGGAATTCGGTTAAAACTAACGGAAAGTCAAAGTCAATGTCAATGTCAATGTCAGAGAAGGTTTTAGAGGGTGAGAAGATAGTGTATTCAACAAGCCCGTACCCGAACGCGAATATGCAGGCTGGGTTTGAGAgaggtaaaatggtctttttggACGGGGTGAGGAGGTTTGAGGTGGAGGATTTGTTGAGAGCGTCGGCGGAGATGTTGGGGAAAGGGGGGTTTGGGACGGCGTACAAGGCGGTGTTGGATGATGGGAATGTGGTGGCGGTGAAGCGGATGAAGGAGGCGGCGATTGGGGGGCGACGAGAGTTTGAGCATCATATGGAGGTTTTGGGGATGGTTAGGCATCCTAATGTTGTTAGTTTGAAGGCTTATTATTTTGCGAGGGATGAGAAGTTGTTGGTGTATGATTATTTGAGCAACGGTAACTTGTTTTGGCTTCTTCATG GAAACAGAGGACCAGGTAGAACACCATTGGACTGGACCACAAGGCTTAAGTTTGCAGCAGGTGCAGCCAGAGGCCTATTCTTTATCCACCACTCTTGCAGGTCACCTAAACTCACTCATGGCAACATCAAGTCCACAAACATCCTCATTGACAACACAGGCAATGCGTGCGTGTCCGACTTCGGCCTTTCCGCCTTCGCCCCGCCAACCACCGCCCCAAAATCCAACGGGTACCGAGCACCCGAACTACTAACAATGGACCCTCGAAAAACCACTCAAAAATCTGATGTATACTCTTTTGGGGTCCTGTTACTGGAGCTACTGACGGGCAAATGTCCATCAGTAGTGGATAATGGTGGGACCGGGTATGTTGTACCTGTGGACTTGCCTAGGTGGGTCCAGTCGGTTGTACGGGAAGAATGGACCGCTGAGGTTTTTGATTTGGAGTTAATGCGGTACAAAGATATTGAAGAGGAAATGGTGGGGATGTTGCAAATCGCGTTGTCGTGTACCGCAGCTGCCCCGAATCAACGGCCTACAATGGGATATGTTTTGAAAATGATCGAGGAGATACGCGGAGTAGAGGTGTCACCGAGTCATGAGACACTTTACTCGGTATCGGACTCGCCTTCTGTGTCATCCGACACATGCCGAGCCAGTGAGTAG